The window accaaaccagacataccaaagaactgaaaatttccttcctatagttctaaaaatagcatttgacattgttggaagacaaacctgttgccaaggagatatgacacacacacaacacaaacacatgaggtggaggagagaagagagaaaatgaggtggtatttaaaggtacattccacccacctataaataaatacattgtagaagaaattaagtaggGGAGACTGGGGAGGGTTGATAcagtttttagaaattaatttttatatttttaataacacaaTTTTAATGCTTTATATGCATGTAAACTGGGTTATAAACTTTAAGCAACTGAGACTCTGTAACTTAGagacctaaaaaaaatatttttaatgttattttattgattattatgGAGGGTGTAATTTGTATCAAACCTCCCCATGCTAGGGAGACTTGAGACAGCCTTGGGGAGCATTGATACACATGTTGGTCTGAGGGTTAATACAGGCCTAAGTTATTGTtaacattttattcataatacttataattatatataattaaacaagCTATAAcaattttacagtaaaattactcaaatttttaattttaaaattgtgtatgACAGTGCAACCACCACTTGAGAGAAGGTATCAATAAGAATAtatcaacctaaaaaaaaattcttttaaatctGCACAGTGCTACTCAACAATAATTCCATGAATCCCTTCATTAAACTCAAAGCACGTTACCCTGTCATTTTTCATATGAAACTGTGGTGCCATTAATCGTTTTTCCACCTGATCTTCATCAATCACGCTTACATCTTCCCTTTCTGGCCACTTAAACTTACTGTCCTGAATGTGCCGTGCAAATCTCACTTTCCACTAATCATTAGACACTTTTTCTTCAACACAACCTACAAACCTGCGAACAGACTTTTTCTGGCGATAAGTAGGGTTAGGAGTTTTCTGCACACCAAAGGCCAAAATTCTGCGATAGTGAAACACAAATTCTGCGATAGAAAACAAGAAATtctgcaataaaaaatgtaaagttctgcaatttattaaaaattgtttatcacGTTTGAAACATGTATATACAACCTAAAGAAGTCTAACTAATGggaattatattatttctatACATGTGAAATTCCTACCTAATGTAAGGCACTATACAAATGTTGAAATACATCATTAATCATATTCTTGTGTTCAAAAGTTCAAACAACTGAGCATTTGTGAACTATCTATTCTTTATAAAGGCTGGTATTGAAATGCAACATGTTGAGCATCTTAATATTTTCTGGTAACAGATTACGCCTGTTGTCTGAAAGAATGTCCTTATAAAAAGAAAAACTTCTTTCACAATCAACACTGTTGGTAGGAATGCATAAATAAGCCCTTGCTATACCTGCCAGAACTGGACACCTGCCCTTTATGCTGTCCCAAAACTGGAATGGGTCTACATCTAAACAATCTGAGTCTCTTAAGATTCCAATGTAAGTAGCAAACTCTACTTCACCACAAGATGCTAGAAGTGACAATACACCGACATAATTGTTAAAATTGTGTGACAGCAGAAGAGCTTTATTAGGAGAAAATATTCtcacatatttcaaaaaattccaaccTGGTTGACCCTGTGCTGACTGATATTTCGCCAATTTTTCCAACGagctaataaaaacaattttgaatagcTGTTTTACAGAAACTGAACTTTCAGCAGGCACTTCATTCAAGTAATGGGAGTGGTCTGCTTTTGACTGAAGTTCAAGGTAAGCCTTCAAATCTACTAGGGTGTCATACACTTCTGTTGCCTTGGGACTCTGACTTTCAAACTCTGTCAGAAGTTGAACAATTTTCTGACACATTTCAGCAATGAACTTCAAACAAGCTGATAGTTTCTTCTGGTTGACATCATTTTGCATAACATCAATAACATGTGCCAAAGCATTAGATGGAACACTTGTATGTTGCAGTTCTTCCTCCAGAAATGACCTATAGACTTCAAGTGTAATTTTATCGTGGTACATTACTGCCTGAAACCATGAGTTCCAACGAACAATAACTGGAATAACAGGTGCTTTTACTTCCAGACCTCTATCTCTCAGGTAGTTCATGAACCTTGCTTTCCTGGCTGGTGCGttacaaaataa of the Bacillus rossius redtenbacheri isolate Brsri chromosome 10, Brsri_v3, whole genome shotgun sequence genome contains:
- the LOC134535762 gene encoding uncharacterized protein LOC134535762 isoform X1; amino-acid sequence: MSMSKYVFKEASGGKSHVGNKSAADRAKEFPSVLHSDGGKLFCSICNVLLDHKRLSTIKDHLNSQKHKARSVQHTSRLAGTSKQTTIGTSFKKESLSAERKIVSQDLVKACVSANIPLTKLDNSEFRSFLNKHVVNGGSIPSHSQLRKEHLPALHAEYQGKLMTELEGKQIAIVTDETTDVEMRYVLNIIFIPLNVHEGKLQPFLVDTVMLEKTNSCTVAQSVIKAVSNYNIDYNNVLGFVTDNAAYMLKAYKDTLNGVFPHCIHITCIAHILSLVGDVWRKTFKDVDAFVSAMKMLFCNAPARKARFMNYLRDRGLEVKAPVIPVIVRWNSWFQAVMYHDKITLEVYRSFLEEELQHTSVPSNALAHVIDVMQNDVNQKKLSACLKFIAEMCQKIVQLLTEFESQSPKATEVYDTLVDLKAYLELQSKADHSHYLNEVPAESSVSVKQLFKIVFISSLEKLAKYQSAQGQPGWNFLKYVRIFSPNKALLLSHNFNNYVGVLSLLASCGEVEFATYIGILRDSDCLDVDPFQFWDSIKGRCPVLAGIARAYLCIPTNSVDCERSFSFYKDILSDNRRNLLPENIKMLNMLHFNTSLYKE